One region of Anthonomus grandis grandis chromosome 22, icAntGran1.3, whole genome shotgun sequence genomic DNA includes:
- the LOC126748521 gene encoding very low-density lipoprotein receptor-like, which translates to MKFLFFFGVFIYGFGYCRSLSASAESFTETSVSGNVTCGKNEFRCGNGKCIPSHWQCDNDKDCSDNSDEDEHLCLLKVCGADEFTCRSVAGECVPLTWMCDGNPDCSDGSDEKSCNETCRADEFTCKNGKCIQKRWLCDADNDCGDNSDEADCPEVSCVPGTEFQCSEKFCIPSKWRCDGEYDCIDGRDEQGCPPRPHPTVCLRSEHECSDRITCVHKDWLCDGTKDCPDGSDEAPAHCTNVTCRPDQYQCDDRSCIPGAELCDGAEDCADGSDEHDCGQTTPLCDPATHFSCGPGATCIPLSKVCDGNPDCPEWEDEPRGKCGINECSHENGGCTHRCIDTPAGYRCECRFGYALGNDNHTCKDIDECQIEGTCSQICRNNKGGFKCECLPGYARDPRDHTRCKAMEGHASLLFARRRDIRKISLDHHEMTSIVNETNSATALDFVFRTGMIFWSDVADKKIYKAPIDEGNAKIVVVSDEVTTSDGLAVDWVYEHLYWTDTGTNTISLANFDGQMRKVLIRDELEEPRAIAVNPVEGWMFWTDWGQEPRIERAGMDGSHRKAIVTYDVRWPNGLTLDLVKKRLYWVDAKLNTISVCDWDGGNRKLILFSAAALRHPFSITTFEDWLYWTDWDRAAVFRANKFTGKDLSPVTATEMVQHPMVIHVYHPYRQPDAENHCQPVNGHCSHLCLPAPRISARAPEISCACPEGLRMLSDGLTCVQDETITTSTPSQSEPYTPRIGSLPESTTNRSKTGTGAPESADSGGVAVYAIISIAFVIVVTSVLIWFIYRHIMHRNVTSMNFDNPVYRKTTEDQFTLQKNDYPAVQKPYLSTVGEEAQQPLNPV; encoded by the exons ATGAAGTTTCTATTCTTCTTCGGAGTTTTTATTTATGGCTTTGGCTACTGCCGATCGCTCAGTGCAAGTGCTGAAAGTTTTACTGAAACTTCAG tttcgGGAAATGTAACTTGTGGAAAAAACGAGTTTCGGTGTGGCAATGGCAAGTGCATACCTAGTCACTGGCAATGCGATAACGACAAGGACTGTAGTGATAATAGTGATGAAGATGAACACCTGTGTT TACTAAAAGTTTGCGGAGCTGATGAATTCACCTGCCGGTCAGTTGCTGGTGAGTGCGTACCTTTAACATGGATGTGTGACGGTAACCCAGATTGCTCCGACGGTAGTGATGAAAAATCTTGCA ATGAAACATGCCGAGCGGACGAATTCACTTGCAAAAACGGTAAATGTATTCAAAAACGTTGGTTATGCGACGCCGATAATGATTGCGGCGACAATTCGGATGAAGCCGACTGCCCAGAAGTGAGTTGTGTGCCAGGAACTGAGTTTCAATGCAGTGAGAAATTTTGCATTCCCTCTAAATGGCGGTGTGATGGAGAATACGATTGTATCGACGGACGGGATGAGCAAGGATGCCCACCAAGGCCACATCCAACAGTTTGTTTACGTTCAGAACATGAATGCAGCGATCGAATCACTTGTGTTCATAAAGACTGGTTGTGCGATGGAACGAAAGACTGTCCAGATGGATCCGACGAAGCACCTGCCCATTGCACCAACGTTACTTGTAGGCCTGACCAGTATCAATGTGATGATAGATCTTGTATACCGGGAGCTGAATTATGCGATGGCGCTGAGGATTGTGCAGATGGAAGTGATGAACACGATTGCGGTCAAACTACACCTCTTTGTGACCCTGCTACTCACTTCTCTTGCGGTCCTGGAGCCACGTGTATTCCACTGAGTAAGGTTTGTGATGGAAATCCTGATTGTCCAGAATGGGAAGATGAACCGAGGGGGAAGTGTGGTATTAATGAATGTTCACATGAAAACGGAGGATGCACTCATCGCTGCATAGATACGCCTGCTGGATATAGATGTGAATGTCGTTTTGGATATGCTCTTGGTAACGACAACCATACTTGTAAAGATATCGATGAGTGCCAGATAGAAGGCACTTGTTCACAGATTTGTCGTAATAataaaggaggatttaaatgcGAATGTTTGCCTGGATATGCAAGAGATCCAAGGGATCACACCAGATGTAAAGCCATGGAAGGGCATGCCTCATTACTTTTTGCCAGACGGCGAGATATTAGGAAAATATCTTTAGATCATCATGAAATGACTAGTATTGTTAATGAAACTAACTCTGCCACTGCGTTAGATTTCGTTTTCCGCACTGGCATGATTTTCTGGAGTGATGTGGCTGATAAAAAGATTTACAAGGCACCTATAGATGAAGGGAATGCTAAAATTGTC GTCGTTTCAGATGAGGTGACAACCTCAGATGGCTTAGCAGTTGATTGGGTATATGAGCATCTTTATTGGACCGACACGGGAACCAATACCATTTCTTTGGCTAACTTTGATGGACAAATGCGCAAAGTGTTAATACGGGATGAACTGGAAGAGCCCAGAGCAATTGCTGTGAATCCAGTAGAAGGCTGGATGTTCTGGACCGACTGGGGTCAAGAACCCAGAATAGAACGAGCTGGAATGGATGGGTCACATAGAAAAGCTATCGTTACTTATGATGTTAG GTGGCCCAATGGATTAACTTTGGATTTGGTTAAGAAACGCCTCTACTGGGTGGACGCAAAGTTAAACACTATTTCCGTATGTGATTGGGATGGTGGTAACAggaagttaattttattttcggcTGCTGCCCTACGCCATCCATTTTCGATCACTACTTTTGAAGACTGGCTTTACTGGACCGATTGGGATAGGGCTGCAGTCTTTCGTGCTAATAAGTTCACTGGAAAAGATTTAAGTCCTGTTACGGCCACTGAAATGGTTCag catCCAATGGTTATTCACGTGTACCATCCGTATCGTCAACCAGACGCTGAAAATCATTGTCAACCAGTCAATGGCCACTGTTCTCATCTCTGTCTACCAGCGCCAAGAATAAGCGCACGCGCGCCGGAAATCTCTTGTGCATGCCCGGAAGGTCTACGCATGCTATCCGACGGACTCACCTGTGTACAAGACG AAACTATAACGACAAGCACGCCATCTCAGTCTGAGCCATATACGCCGAGAATTGGTTCCCTTCCAGAGA GTACCACAAACAGGTCCAAAACTGGGACAGGTGCTCCAGAATCTGCCGATTCCGGTGGTGTCGCCGTATATGCCATTATCAGTATTGCATTTGTGATAGTCGTAACTTCTGTG ttgatatGGTTTATTTATCGGCACATAATGCACCGTAATGTTACCTCAATGAATTTCGACAACCCAGTATATAGAAAGACAACTGAGGATCAGTTTACGCTACAGAAAAATGACTACCCGGCTGTACAAAAACCGTACTTAAGTACTGTAGGAGAAGAG GCCCAACAACCGCTCAATCCTGTTTAA